The following is a genomic window from Osmerus eperlanus chromosome 18, fOsmEpe2.1, whole genome shotgun sequence.
CTAGATATCACCATCTGGCTCACACAAAACAGTCTCTCATAACAGATGATAATAACATAACAGTATTGGTCATTGACTTTTATCTCAGGGGTAACATGGTCCTCCACACACATTATTGACTTCATGTCAAGGGTACTCTATAACCAGGTCAGAGAGCTAACTTTTTAACACCTGTGTCAGTGTGCCTAGATTCAAACCTAGACAGTACTGCAGTGAGGGCGGTTGGATACGACTCAGTCCTGTTGACCTCTGACATTTTGGTGTGCATCGGAGGAATGTGTTGACTGTGCTAGATACAGCTAGCACTACTACCAGGAAAAGGTGCTctgagaggtgagctggaggggaggtaggggaggtCAGGTCAGGTCAAAAACAAGTAGGTCAGGTCCACAGCTGCAACATTGATACCAAGTCAGTTCTTTGACAGCTGTCTCTGACGACTCTGGGCGGCTACTGTTACATGACAGGCAGCCTCAGTCAGATCTACTAAGTCCCGTGTCTCTGTCTAAGGGTAGGAGAAGATCTCCCTTGTCCTATCCCCTGAGGGACAACCCCACAGTTTGGTTCTGTGTCTGTTATCATGTGGCCAGACATTATTTcgtcaggattttttttttttttaagtaatgcCCAAGAGATACTGTCCAGCGAGTGCTTGGTTGCTTGGTAACCTACGGCGTGCCAGGTGGACcctgctgtcaggtcagacTTCTCCAGAAGGACCACGTCCTTCATGCCACCTTTGGCCAGGTGGTAGGCCAAACTGACTCCCACACAGCCTCCGCCAATGATGACTGTGTCGGCTGTGtccttccatctcttccccAGGACTGTGCTCCCCTCTCTGGGTAGTGGGAGAGAAGTGTTGATTCATTGATCAACAGATTGATCTGTTGTTTTAGCTGAAGTTCAGGGATTCGGGTGGACGAAGTTAACATTAAGAAGCATTGACTGCATGAATCAGACTATGAACACGTTCATGACATCATATTGCCTCATGGAACATTAACTAACAACAGGCTTATGATGTACAAGCATTCTGTTGTTTATTTGCCACTTAATATGAACACTAAAGTAGAAGCACAGAGAAGTACAGTACAATGATCACGTGATCTGCGGGTAAATCATGCTGACATGCAAATGTCATTTATCAATTGCTAGATTGAGAACAGTGAATGTAGTAAACGTAGTTATAATCGTTTTGGCCTGTTTGGTGAGGACTCCAGTAGCGTGTTTGTATTGATATAACGACAAAACAGTGGCTTAGTTGTAATGTCGGGGAACCCATTTTTGCTCAGAAAAGTTTGTGTTTACCCTTCCTCTGCACGTCTCCGTGTAGAGCAGCATATGGTCCTCAGATGCACTCGCGCTCTTCCTCGACAGGCTGCCAAATCTCTCCGCAAGTGAGTTTTAATAGCGTAAAATATTCTCGACATTTTCGAACTAGTCAAACAACTAGTTATTCCACTTTAGCGCATTCCTAGACCACCTCTCGCTTAAGCCCACGGCAACGTATAATCTAGTTTAGTCTATTTTCAAATAGGCCTACGCAATTTTGCATAAACACACCTATAGAGAACGCCCACTGCAGGAACCCAGTCAATTTTAACGCACTGAAACTGTACCCAGATTCTCGCTGGATCCTCCCCGTACGAAAGTTATTTACTTTACACCGTGCTTCTCCAAATGTCACCTATAAATCATTTTCGGGAAAAAAACGGCATAAATGTTTTTAAGAAAATGCTGAAATAAATGTAGTACTATGATCCCATTGAATTGGGTTATAAGATGAAAATGAACTTACTATTGAATTCGTTACATGTAGACTACCGCTTGCATAACACCGTTAAGTCAACATCATGGGCTAAAGCAGGTTGATATTATTCATTAACCCAGAAATGAGACCTCCGACAAACGaacgtttgtgtgtatttggaaTGATACTGATATCATTAAGATATCTGAAGTAGCAGACTTAATAAAATAATTAGGCATATTTGATTTTCCTAAATGAATTTTTCGATAAGGCCATGTAGCTTATCCACTTGATTTGTATGAGTCACTGCTGTTGTCTACATCACATGTAGCCTATGCAGGGTTTATCTCGTAGTCCTTGGTCAGTTAGGGCTTAGTTCCAGTTTAACCTGGATAGGACTGGTCTTATTCAGCAGAAACAGAGGTGGCTATTAAGAGCTTTCAAAATGTCAGACGGAGTAGAGATGTTAAGAGTGATTGTGTCTGTAATAATGACCAAGACTGATTACACGTAATGAAAACTGGTTATTTATAAACAGTGGCAATTCTGAATGTATATATTTCTGATGTTGAATAACTGTTTACATtcatacagtagcctatacaTTTTATGTTATTTACTATTTTGTGCACAGACACTTTTGTAAAGCGAtcatgattaacacaatgtttggACATTCATATATTGTCCTGCTGAGACCTAGTTATTAATTTATGTACAGTATAATAGACAATGCTTTTGGACTTTGCAACCATATACTGCACTTTGTATTTAAGCCATTTATTTTGTCCAATTGAGAGGACATCCTGGGCATTTAGGCAATTTATTTAGTCCAATTGAGAGGAAATTCCGGGCTTCCTAATGTAAACATTCAAATATATTTTCCCCCGGGTCTCGGGAGGATATTGCATTCTTAATACAGTACAACTGGGTGTGAGCTGGGGAGTGAAATTGTACACAGATGGATCTTTGGTAAGGCACAAAATGTTCCTTCTCACTCCCTCTGCTTCCCGTGGACACATGCAGTTGCATGacatcccaccatccctccaatCTGTCACAGCTCCATGACAAATCCACAGTGGGAGGGTTGGGAGAAAGTTGGGTTCTCGCAATATGTGTATCTTTGGCGTCTCTTTGTTTGAAGTATTATTCTGCATGTGCTCCGTGTTGTTATTTACCAATTTCTCTCTTCCAGGGTGCAGAATGTCACTGATAATGAGTTAATGCATGAAAActatgtaggcctacaataCTTTGCCAAAAGTAAACAGTTTTGCTTTAAATAAAATGAAGCCAAATCGTTACCCATTCAGATGGAGCAAGTAGCCTATCATGATGGAGCATCTAAAAAAAAGAGCGCAGAAAAAAACTTGGACATTGGCCAACGGTCTGTGCATTTATTTCCTGTACAATGTACAATAAAGAACATCAAGTTTGATTTTGCACGTAGGCCAATAAGATGGAGTGAGTAAAAACGgtcagagacaggagggtgTGACATCAGGAGTAACACACCCCTCTTTCGGATTATAAAACAGGTCGGATCCCTAAATCAAACCCTCTCCAAACACAAGAGGACAGCCTTGGTGTAGAAGAGGAGCATCTCGAGTACCAACCACTGCAACTGTACACCATGGCACCAGCGGGAGCAAAGAAGGTGAGAgccaaaataaaagtttgatgaCTCGAACTGATCCTGCAAAATGATAGCATCTGCATGCTTTGTTCAAGTGAAGTTTTCTTCTGCTAAATTTAGGATAGTCGCAGTATTATGTCAAATGTGAACACGTGCATTTTCACGTTGAAAAGGGACAAAAAGTGACGCCTGACAAATCATGCTGTCCGTGCATGCACATCTGTCGGGCAATATTGATAGCCTATTCATTTCTCGTTTTATGCAGAACATTCTGGAGCGTCTGGATGAAGGAGAGATTGTCATTGGAGATGGAGGCTTTGTTTTCGCTCTTGAGAAGAGGGGCTATGTCAAGGCTGGACCCTGGACTCCGGAGGCCGCCGCCGAGAACCCGGAGGCTGGTAAGCGCGTGCAGCATCTCATCACTTCTGACGCACTGTCAATTTGCAGCCGTTAGCCGGTATTTCTGCAACTAAAGCCTCGAGAAAAGTTCGAGCTTGTTTTCCACAACGAGTGAGGTAAATTGTGAAGTAATAAAAATGCAACCACAAGCCACATTTATCAAAGTGTGTCAATTTCATTACATACAGTGCGACAGCTGCACCGCGAATTCCTGAGGGCGGGTTCAAATGTCATGCAGACATTTACCTTCTATGCCAGCGATGATAAGCTCGAGAACAGGGGCAATTCTCCACGCTTTACAGTAAGTATAGTCCTTCAGAAAAGCTGTTGAAAAAATTGAAGGAATGAAAGCTTTTATCCACAAAAGTGCAACCTTAATCCAAGCACAAACATCAACATTACAATAATACTGCATGACAGTGCATAAACGATTCCTTTGAACACCCTCCCTGACCATCTCAGGGCCCCTCAGATGACAGATGTTTTTAAAGGAAACCTAAAAACATATcttttaaaaaaagctgttcaCTAAATGTGTTTTATAGGTTTTGCTTTGAATTATTTATTGACCTTGATctttttttaattgtattttaatGATTAAATCTGATTATTTTTCATTTGTATACTATATGCTTTGTAGCACTTGGAGATTGCTTAAATATAGAGTGcaatataaatacaatttattattattatcaccaGGGACAGCAGATCAACGAGGCCGCTTGTGACCTAGCCAGGGAAGTGGCTAATGAGGGCGAAGCCATGGTTGCTGGGGGCGTTTCCCAGACGCCCTCATACCTCAGCTGCAAGAGTGAGACGGAGGTGAAGGCCATCTTCAAGAAGCAGATCGACGTGTTCATCAAGAAGAACGTCGACTTCATGGTCGCAGAGGTGATCAGGGCCTTAAGTTACAACTCGGTCAAGCATGCACACAACACAGTGTGGTCCGCCTGTGGGGTAATTTCTTTAGTGACCacgtgctctgtgtgtgtgtgggtctgtgtgtgtgtgtgcgtttctagTACTTTGAGCACGTGGAGGAGGCAGAATGGGCCATCCAGGTTCTGAAGACATCTGGGAAGCCTGTGGCTGCCAGTCTGTGCATCGGACCTGACGGCGACCTTAATGGAGTCAGCCCTGGAGACTGTGCCGTTAGACTGGTCAGAGCAGGTACGCAGAGCACTCCCAGACTCCCAGTAGTAGCTggagagaaaacaaaaaaaacaaaatacattgttttttaaaatgtattttggcGGATgatatttttctttttctttctttaatgtcttcattttttgttgttgggatGTTTAACGGTTGCATCTCTTCCGTCTACAGGAGCACAGATTGTAGGAGTCAACTGCCACTTTGACCCCATGACCTGTGTGAAGACTgtgaggatgatgaaggaggGAGTGGAGCGGGCGGGGCTGAAGGCTCACTACATGGTGCAGCCTCTGGCCTACCACACCCCCGACTGCAACTGCCAGGGGTTCATCAATCTGCCCGAGTTCCCTTTTGGTACTGTTTGTAttcagacactctctctctctcactctatctcatacacacatatacacacacttcatGAGATGAGAAAATATTCAAAAATCAAGCTAATTCGTTGGCGCGGTGGGGCGGTATTTATACCAAAGAGGGACTTGAACTTTTTGAATtctgtcacacaaacactcaccatGCACGTTCTTCTCCCCTGTCAGCTCTGGAGCCCAGAATTCTGACCCGTTGGGACATGCATATGTACGCCAGAGAGGCCTACAACACTGGCATCCGTTACATTGGGGGCTGCTGCGGGTTCGAGCCCTACCACATCCGAGCCGTGGCTGAGGAGCTGGCGCCAGAGAGGGGTTACCTTCCAGCCGCCTCCGAGAAGCACGGCAACTGGGGCGCTGGCCTGGAGATGCACACCAAGCCCTGGGTCCGAGCTAGGTAAGCTAGGCCCGTCCCCCCCCCTAGGCTCTTATACATCGGTCAACATTTCCTAGTCTTGCAACCCACCAGGTGAGCAACGCAGCTGTTTCTCAACCGCCTGGAAAATATTCGGCGTCTTATCGTGTTGTGCTCGCTTCCACACCCCCTCCAGGGCCCGTCGTGACTACTGGGAGAAGCTGAAGCCAGCGTCCGGCCGCCCCAAGTGTCCCTCCATGGCTACTCCAGACAGCTGGGGGGTCACCAAGGGTCATGCTGACCTGATGCAGCAGAGGGAGGCGACCAGCCAGGAACAGCTGAAGCCCCTCTTCGACAAAGCTAAGGCCAGCCACTAAGCAGTCCTCTTGGGCATCGGGAGGTcccctggaggggggagagaacgaTGGCCAGCCAGACTAAATCTGgtttctttttcctctcctccaaggtgtgtagtgtgagaggagaagggaggattaTAGCTCACACACATTCCCTTAATGCGTTTACAAAACTAAAGTTATTAGATAAAGT
Proteins encoded in this region:
- the bhmt gene encoding betaine--homocysteine S-methyltransferase 1, translated to MAPAGAKKNILERLDEGEIVIGDGGFVFALEKRGYVKAGPWTPEAAAENPEAVRQLHREFLRAGSNVMQTFTFYASDDKLENRGNSPRFTGQQINEAACDLAREVANEGEAMVAGGVSQTPSYLSCKSETEVKAIFKKQIDVFIKKNVDFMVAEYFEHVEEAEWAIQVLKTSGKPVAASLCIGPDGDLNGVSPGDCAVRLVRAGAQIVGVNCHFDPMTCVKTVRMMKEGVERAGLKAHYMVQPLAYHTPDCNCQGFINLPEFPFALEPRILTRWDMHMYAREAYNTGIRYIGGCCGFEPYHIRAVAEELAPERGYLPAASEKHGNWGAGLEMHTKPWVRARARRDYWEKLKPASGRPKCPSMATPDSWGVTKGHADLMQQREATSQEQLKPLFDKAKASH